From the Paraflavitalea soli genome, the window GTTATTTCAACATTGGTAACTCATTGGCGCTGAATGAAGAGCAAAAGGAAATCTTGTACAGGAAGTTGGCGTCAAAAGTAAATTCGGAAGGATTTTTGCAAGTGAAGAGCCAGGTGCACCGGTCGCAACTGGAAAACAAAGGGGAAGTGGTAGAAAAGATGCATGTTTTGATAGAGCAGGCGCTGAAAAAGGAGAAAAAACGTGTAGCTACCAAGCCTTCCAAAGCTTCCCGGGAAAAGCGGCTGGAGTCCAAAAAGAAGCAGTCGGGCAATAAACAAAACCGGCAAAAGATCCGTCCTATTGATCATTAACCTAAACCCGTGTTCATGCAAGTGCGTCTACAATTCCCAGCCATGCTTACTAAAATAATGATCCTTGCTATTCTTTTGGCAGGCGTTATTTCCTGTCAGAAGGAATTGAAATTCGATCCGG encodes:
- the arfB gene encoding alternative ribosome rescue aminoacyl-tRNA hydrolase ArfB, encoding MNKIDITKEILFRTARSGGKGGQNVNKVESMVEGYFNIGNSLALNEEQKEILYRKLASKVNSEGFLQVKSQVHRSQLENKGEVVEKMHVLIEQALKKEKKRVATKPSKASREKRLESKKKQSGNKQNRQKIRPIDH